The following are encoded in a window of Sphingobium sp. AP49 genomic DNA:
- a CDS encoding dienelactone hydrolase family protein, translating to MTVDRQDVQPPVERLPEDRNWIDSTGLSRRHILAGGAFAAGFAAACQPVAASTIQTPIEGLVEEAVSIPTSDGFAMPGYVARPAGKKKAPVIVVVHEIFGVHEWIRDMCRRFAKAGYHAIAPDLFARHGDATKVSDFKQLVAEIVSKTPDAQVLSDIDSTYAFAGAHGGDVSRRGITGFCWGGRVVWLYAAHSAALDAGVAFYGRLVTQKNDLQTLSAIEEVAKLKAPVLGQYGALDKGIPQADVEAMRAALKTAGKSPPDAITVHAGADHGFMADYRPSYNEAAAQAAWTETLGWFDKYVKG from the coding sequence ATGACCGTCGATCGTCAGGACGTACAGCCCCCCGTCGAACGCCTGCCCGAAGATCGCAACTGGATTGATTCGACTGGCCTTAGTCGGCGTCATATCCTCGCCGGTGGCGCCTTTGCCGCCGGGTTTGCTGCCGCCTGTCAACCGGTCGCGGCCAGCACCATACAGACCCCGATAGAGGGGCTGGTGGAGGAAGCGGTCTCGATCCCGACCAGCGACGGCTTTGCCATGCCGGGCTATGTCGCCCGACCGGCAGGCAAGAAGAAGGCGCCGGTGATCGTCGTGGTTCACGAGATTTTCGGCGTCCATGAATGGATCCGCGACATGTGCCGCCGTTTCGCCAAGGCGGGTTATCATGCGATTGCACCCGATCTGTTCGCGCGCCATGGCGACGCCACCAAGGTCAGCGACTTCAAGCAACTGGTGGCGGAGATCGTCAGCAAGACGCCCGATGCACAGGTGCTGTCCGACATCGATTCCACCTATGCCTTTGCCGGCGCCCATGGCGGCGATGTGTCGCGGCGCGGCATCACCGGCTTCTGTTGGGGTGGACGAGTGGTCTGGCTCTATGCCGCGCATAGTGCCGCACTCGACGCGGGCGTCGCTTTCTATGGTCGGCTGGTGACGCAGAAGAATGATCTCCAAACCCTGTCGGCGATCGAGGAGGTGGCCAAGCTCAAGGCGCCGGTGCTCGGCCAATATGGCGCCCTGGACAAGGGCATACCCCAGGCCGATGTCGAGGCGATGCGTGCCGCGCTCAAGACAGCGGGCAAGTCGCCGCCCGATGCCATCACCGTTCATGCCGGCGCCGACCATGGTTTCATGGCCGATTACCGGCCCA